From the genome of Nicotiana sylvestris chromosome 2, ASM39365v2, whole genome shotgun sequence, one region includes:
- the LOC104247099 gene encoding uncharacterized protein isoform X1: protein MYIHISSKYSMSKYVCSYGFLEGVMGLSKTEVNLKRLLVTAPQQQNQAKLIHYVATLRELLEQVAEERNPDGLPRVSKAKVNEYAENIEAIAAKLAVPMSDVQTPEEPVAETSSSGTPKAEDSVSSASEGLRRRVGVHSNNEERSQDSIDSDQSAAVKLDDAARTHIEKHRKLQEDLTDEMVILARQLKESSLMMNQSIKNTEKILDSTEKAVEHSLASTGHATSRAMDVYSRSFKTTCFQWLLIFVMTLVFVMVVLLIRVT from the exons ATGTACATACACATTTCAAGCAAGTATAGTATGAGCAAATATGTTTGTTCATATGG TTTTTTAGAGGGTGTCATGGGTTTGAGCAAAACTGAAGTGAACTTGAAGAGATTGCTTGTAACTGCACCACAACAGCAAAATCAAGCAAAGCTTATACAT TATGTTGCTACTTTGCGTGAACTGCTGGAGCAGGTGGCTGAAGAGAGGAATCCAGACGGATTACCAAG AGTTTCAAAAGCTAAGGTGAACGAATATGCAGAGAACATTGAAGCCATTGCTGCCAAGTTAGCTGTGCCCATG TCTGATGTGCAAACACCTGAGGAACCTGTGGCTGAGACTTCAAGCAGCGGAACTCCCAAAGCAGAAGACAGTGTGAGTTCTGCTTCTGAAGGACTGAGAAGAAGAGTCGG GGTCCATTCAAACAATGAGGAGAGATCTCAAGACTCCATCGATTCTGATCAATCAGCTGCAGTCAAACTGGATGATGCTGCACGGACACATATTGAGAAGCACAG GAAACTTCAGGAGGACTTGACTGACGAAATGGTTATTTTGGCACGGCAGCTCAAAGAGAGTAGTCTCATGATGAATCAATCTATCAAAAATACTGAGAAA ATACTTGATTCAACTGAGAAAGCAGTTGAGCATAGCCTAGCAAGTACAGGGCATGCAACTTCCAGGGCTATGGATGTGTATTCCCGGAGTTTCAAGACTACATGCTTCCAGTGGCTCTTGATCTTTGTCATGACATTAGTTTTTGTCATGGTTGTATTACTTATTCGAGTGACTTAG
- the LOC104247099 gene encoding uncharacterized protein isoform X2 — protein sequence MGLSKTEVNLKRLLVTAPQQQNQAKLIHYVATLRELLEQVAEERNPDGLPRVSKAKVNEYAENIEAIAAKLAVPMSDVQTPEEPVAETSSSGTPKAEDSVSSASEGLRRRVGVHSNNEERSQDSIDSDQSAAVKLDDAARTHIEKHRKLQEDLTDEMVILARQLKESSLMMNQSIKNTEKILDSTEKAVEHSLASTGHATSRAMDVYSRSFKTTCFQWLLIFVMTLVFVMVVLLIRVT from the exons ATGGGTTTGAGCAAAACTGAAGTGAACTTGAAGAGATTGCTTGTAACTGCACCACAACAGCAAAATCAAGCAAAGCTTATACAT TATGTTGCTACTTTGCGTGAACTGCTGGAGCAGGTGGCTGAAGAGAGGAATCCAGACGGATTACCAAG AGTTTCAAAAGCTAAGGTGAACGAATATGCAGAGAACATTGAAGCCATTGCTGCCAAGTTAGCTGTGCCCATG TCTGATGTGCAAACACCTGAGGAACCTGTGGCTGAGACTTCAAGCAGCGGAACTCCCAAAGCAGAAGACAGTGTGAGTTCTGCTTCTGAAGGACTGAGAAGAAGAGTCGG GGTCCATTCAAACAATGAGGAGAGATCTCAAGACTCCATCGATTCTGATCAATCAGCTGCAGTCAAACTGGATGATGCTGCACGGACACATATTGAGAAGCACAG GAAACTTCAGGAGGACTTGACTGACGAAATGGTTATTTTGGCACGGCAGCTCAAAGAGAGTAGTCTCATGATGAATCAATCTATCAAAAATACTGAGAAA ATACTTGATTCAACTGAGAAAGCAGTTGAGCATAGCCTAGCAAGTACAGGGCATGCAACTTCCAGGGCTATGGATGTGTATTCCCGGAGTTTCAAGACTACATGCTTCCAGTGGCTCTTGATCTTTGTCATGACATTAGTTTTTGTCATGGTTGTATTACTTATTCGAGTGACTTAG
- the LOC104247098 gene encoding ras-related protein RABF2a, which translates to MATSGNKNMNAKLVLLGDVGAGKSSLVLRFVKGQFIEFQESTIGAAFFSQTVAVNDATVKFEIWDTAGQERYHSLAPMYYRGAAAAIIVFDITNQASFDRAKKWVQELQAQGNPNMVMALAGNKADLLDARKVAAEEAQTYAQENGLFFMETSAKTASNVNDIFYEIANRLPRLQPAQNPSGMVLMDRPAQTPASASCCS; encoded by the exons ATGGCAACCAGTGGAAACAAGAATATGAACGCCAAATTG GTGCTTCTTGGAGATGTTGGAGCTGGAAAATCTAGTCTAGTTCTGCGTTTTGTTAAAGGACAATTTATTGAATTTCAG GAATCAACTATTGGTGCCGCATTTTTCTCCCAAACAGTAGCAGTAAATGATGCAACTGTAAAATTTGAAATATGGGACACAGCAGGCCAAGAGAGATACCACAGTCTTGCTCCAATGTACTATAGAGGAGCTGCGGCTGCTATAATTGTTTTTGATATCACAAATCAA GCATCATTTGATAGAGCAAAAAAGTGGGTTCAGGAGCTTCAGGCACAAG GTAATCCAAATATGGTGATGGCACTTGCGGGGAATAAGGCAGATTTGTTAGATGCAAGAAAAGTGGCTGCAGAG GAAGCACAAACATATGCCCAGGAGAATGGTCTTTTCTTCATGGAAACATCTGCAAAAACTGCATCTAATGTTAATGACATTTTCTATGAAATAG CAAATAGACTGCCTCGGCTTCAGCCAGCACAAAATCCATCTGGGATGGTTCTTATGGATAGGCCTGCTCAAACACCGGCTAGTGCTTCTTGTTGCTCTTAA
- the LOC104247101 gene encoding probable aspartyl protease At4g16563 translates to MAINTSFPFALFHGKKSFLRKMKTPFRLITFFLIFFFLSSALLHFNQCYAKERTPSSSLVLSLTRSKNSLSIPKSSYNSVKKTFETLDDIMEPLREVRDGYLITLNLGTPPQIIQVYMDTGSDLTWVPCGNLSFDCIDCDDYKNHKLMSSFSPSFSSSSSRDFCDSHSCINIHSSDNAFDQCTVAGCSLSSLLKGTCSRPCPSFAYTYGEGVVTGTLTRDTLRVHSNPNSNIREVQKFVFGCVGTTYREPIGIVGFGKGPLSLPSQLGFLQKGFSHCFLPFKFANNPNMSSPLVVGQQAISSKENFQFTPMLKSSMYPNFYYIGLEAITVGNGGATAQVPLALREVDSLGNGGMLIDSGTTYTHLPEPFYSNLLTALESSINYPRAEEVEARTGFDLCYKLPCPSNNINTLATDDFPLITFHFLNNVSLVLPNGNNFYAMGAPRNSTVVKCLLFQSMEDSEEGPAGIFGSFQQQNVEVVYDLEKERIGFQNTDCAAAAASHGLHKK, encoded by the coding sequence ATGGCTATAAATACCAGCTTCCCCTTTGCCTTATTTCATGGGAAGAAATCatttttaaggaaaatgaaaacacCTTTCCGCCTCATAACTTTCTTCTtgatcttcttttttctttctagtGCATTGCTTCATTTCAACCAATGCTATGCTAAGGAAAGAACCCCTTCTTCTTCGTTGGTGTTAAGTTTAACTCGTTCGAAAAATAGCCTTTCGATTCCCAAGTCTTCGTATAACTCGGTGAAAAAAACCTTTGAGACATTGGACGACATAATGGAGCCATTGAGAGAAGTGAGGGATGGTTATTTGATAACTTTGAATTTGGGAACACCCCCACAAATTATCCAAGTGTATATGGATACAGGGAGTGACCTTACTTGGGTACCTTGTGGAAACCTATCCTTCGATTGTATAGATTGTGATGATTATAAGAATCACAAGTTAATGTCAAGCTTCTCTCCTTcattttcatcttcttcctctaggGATTTTTGTGATAGCCACTCTTGTATTAATATCCATAGCTCCGATAACGCGTTCGATCAATGCACAGTTGCAGGATGCTCTTTAAGTAGCCTACTTAAGGGCACTTGCTCAAGACCATGTCCTTCTTTTGCTTACACCTATGGTGAAGGTGTTGTAACTGGAACCCTAACTAGGGATACCCTAAGAGTACATTCAAACCCTAATTCTAATATTAGGGAAGTCCAAAAGTTTGTCTTTGGATGTGTTGGAACAACTTATAGAGAGCCTATTGGGATTGTAGGGTTTGGGAAAGGTCCACTTTCTTTACCTTCTCAATTAGGGTTTCTTCAAAAGGGTTTTTCACATTGCTTCTTGCCTTTCAAGTTTGCAAATAACCCTAATATGTCAAGCCCTCTAGTTGTAGGTCAAcaagctatttcttctaaagaaAATTTCCAATTTACTCCTATGTTGAAAAGCTCTATGTACCCTAACTTCTATTACATTGGCCTAGAGGCCATAACTGTGGGGAATGGTGGTGCCACTGCACAAGTACCCTTAGCCTTGAGAGAAGTTGATTCTTTAGGCAATGGGGGAATGTTGATTGATTCTGGAACCACTTATACTCACTTACCTGAGCCATTCTACTCGAATCTTCTCACCGCTCTTGAATCATCGATAAATTACCCACGAGCAGAGGAAGTCGAGGCACGAACAGGATTTGATCTTTGTTACAAGCTCCCATGCCCTAGTAACAACATTAATACTCTAGCTACCGATGATTTCCCTTTAATTACATTCCATTTCTTGAACAATGTGAGTCTTGTTTTGCCCAATGGGAATAATTTCTATGCAATGGGTGCACCAAGAAATTCAACAGTGGTGAAATGCTTGTTGTTCCAAAGCATGGAAGATTCTGAAGAGGGGCCAGCTGGGATTTTTGGAAGCTTCCAACAGCAAAATGTGGAAGTTGTGTATGACTTGGAGAAGGAAAGGATTGGATTTCAAAACACTGATTGTGCCGCAGCTGCAGCTTCTCATGGACTTCACAagaaataa